A stretch of Macrobrachium rosenbergii isolate ZJJX-2024 chromosome 12, ASM4041242v1, whole genome shotgun sequence DNA encodes these proteins:
- the LOC136844189 gene encoding splicing regulatory glutamine/lysine-rich protein 1-like: MDKPRDKQHKMDKPRDKQHKTDKPRDKQHKRDKPREKQHKTDKPRDKQHKTDKPRDKQHKTDKPRDKQHKTDKPRDKQHKMDKPRDKQHKTDKPRDKQHKTDKPREKQHKTDKPRDKQHKTDKPRDKQHKTDKPRDKQHKMDKPREKQHKTDKPRDKQHKMDKPRDKQHKMDKPREKQHKTNNIKRINPETNNIKRINPETNNIKRINQEKNNIKRINQDKDNIKRINQEKKQHKTGKPRENKVTINNEKKRTKPLCIKTVQRKGNISPERKKKIKREEKRQRNQPT, encoded by the coding sequence atggaTAAACCAAGAGACAAACAACATAAAATGGATAAACCAAGAGACAAACAACATAAAACGGATAAACCTAGAGACAAACAACATAAAAGGGATAAACCaagagaaaaacaacataaaacggATAAACCAAGAGACAAACAACATAAAACGGATAAACCAAGAGACAAACAACATAAAACGGATAAACCAAGAGACAAACAACATAAAACGGATAAACCAAGAGACAAACAACATAAAATGGATAAACCAAGAGACAAACAACATAAAACGGATAAACCCAGAGACAAACAACATAAAACGGATAAACCaagagaaaaacaacataaaacggATAAACCAAGAGACAAACAACATAAAACGGATAAACCCAGAGACAAACAACATAAAACGGATAAACCCAGAGACAAACAACATAAAATGGATAAACCaagagaaaaacaacataaaacggATAAACCAAGAGACAAACAACATAAAATGGATAAACCCAGAGACAAACAACATAAAATGGATAAACCaagagaaaaacaacataaaacaaacaacataaaacGGATAAACCCAGAGACAAACAACATAAAACGGATAAACCCAGAGACAAACAACATAAAACGGATAAACCaagagaaaaacaacataaaacggATAAACCAAGATAAAGACAACATAAAACGGATAAACcaagagaaaaaacaacataaaacggGCAAACCAAGAGAAAAcaaagtaacaataaataatgaaaaaaaaagaacgaaaccTCTGTGCATAAAGACAGTACAGAGGAAAGGAAACATTTcaccagaaagaaaaaagaagataaaaagagaagagaagaggcagAGGAACCAACCGACgtaa